One Methanohalophilus mahii DSM 5219 genomic window carries:
- a CDS encoding stage II sporulation protein M, with protein sequence MSSKPNFLIKWSAFLWCLKIFTYSATLTALLALATYAIMTALAEPVIINETIERTTSAATSKVQRGAGYVGIAWSIFLFNSLAALTASAGTALFVYFNRFLLKDITSRRHHHNYAKISIAMEKALYPIYRVLEWPAERFFGFKSINTQKAENLVWNYTGYSRYHFQLLTAIVPFSVPLLVAAANGAILGMLFAFHLFNGAFTGYHLAGINGIVGGIIYNITFFISAILPHGIIEIPVILLSTSIGYAIADSNCRLVRDKNLFVSDNIADLQADIATEERNTGTILFSPLFWKIYLFFVLLLLITAFIETEITPSIITWALSIVEPFVSSLLNS encoded by the coding sequence ATGTCATCCAAACCAAATTTCCTGATAAAATGGTCTGCTTTTCTGTGGTGTCTGAAAATATTTACCTATTCAGCCACATTGACAGCCTTACTGGCACTGGCAACTTATGCAATCATGACGGCCCTGGCAGAACCTGTAATTATAAATGAGACTATTGAGAGGACCACCTCTGCCGCAACTTCAAAAGTCCAGCGGGGTGCAGGATATGTGGGAATTGCCTGGTCCATCTTCCTTTTTAACAGCCTGGCTGCCCTTACCGCTTCGGCAGGTACTGCGCTTTTTGTCTATTTCAACCGCTTCCTGTTGAAGGATATCACATCCCGCAGGCATCATCACAATTATGCAAAAATCTCCATTGCAATGGAAAAAGCACTCTATCCGATCTACAGGGTACTTGAGTGGCCTGCTGAGCGTTTTTTTGGATTCAAGTCCATTAATACCCAAAAAGCAGAAAATTTAGTATGGAACTATACAGGCTACAGCAGGTATCATTTCCAGCTACTTACCGCAATAGTCCCATTTTCAGTTCCCCTGCTCGTAGCAGCAGCCAACGGGGCCATTCTGGGAATGCTTTTTGCTTTCCACTTATTCAACGGGGCTTTTACGGGTTACCATCTGGCCGGAATCAATGGAATTGTGGGTGGAATTATCTATAATATTACTTTTTTCATATCCGCAATCCTACCCCATGGGATAATCGAAATTCCAGTAATCCTTTTAAGTACTTCTATAGGGTATGCAATTGCAGACTCCAACTGCCGGCTTGTAAGGGACAAAAATCTTTTCGTCTCCGATAATATAGCAGACCTGCAGGCCGATATAGCAACAGAAGAAAGGAATACAGGTACAATCCTGTTTTCTCCCTTATTCTGGAAGATTTACTTATTCTTTGTACTATTGCTGCTGATAACCGCTTTCATAGAGACGGAGATTACACCCAGCATAATTACATGGGCCCTTTCAATAGTGGAACCTTTTGTATCCTCATTACTCAATTCCTGA
- a CDS encoding methionine synthase, translating to MTELIFDDIGSFPLQGGISAEWLREAIPAHEPAAFDVIRSTFRQKLDAGVDVATYPQFQDMNKQFLSILNDPECIEGPFDVKTSCAKIVELEAIEKAAEEYQTETGIKPNVRVCVTGPLELYLQEFGGTSYDDILELFGQSIDKFVTNAIDNASNFNVHTVSIDEPSIGINPQVMFDDDEIINALEKASATASRKGVDVEIHLHSPLYYELPCRTSGINVIGVESAANPTYLELIDKNVLEETDSFLRAGVARTDIFNLVAILNEKYSTNAWQKPEMLQELVTDMETPSTILKRLEHAYGIFGDRVKYVGPDCGLGSWPTPEIASTLLGNVAEALDTFRN from the coding sequence ATGACAGAACTGATTTTCGATGATATCGGCAGTTTCCCTCTTCAGGGAGGAATAAGTGCAGAGTGGTTAAGAGAAGCAATACCCGCACACGAACCTGCGGCTTTTGATGTCATCAGATCCACATTCCGGCAAAAACTGGATGCCGGTGTGGACGTTGCAACCTATCCTCAGTTTCAGGATATGAATAAGCAATTCCTTTCAATTCTCAATGATCCTGAATGCATAGAGGGTCCCTTTGACGTAAAGACAAGTTGTGCGAAGATTGTTGAACTTGAAGCAATCGAAAAAGCTGCAGAAGAGTATCAAACGGAAACCGGTATAAAACCCAATGTCCGTGTTTGTGTGACAGGGCCACTTGAATTATATTTGCAGGAATTCGGTGGAACTTCCTATGATGATATACTGGAACTTTTTGGACAAAGCATTGACAAATTTGTGACCAATGCAATCGATAACGCCTCCAATTTCAATGTGCATACCGTATCCATTGATGAGCCCAGTATTGGTATCAACCCTCAGGTTATGTTTGATGATGATGAAATTATAAATGCACTGGAAAAAGCCTCTGCAACCGCTTCCCGCAAGGGAGTAGACGTAGAGATCCATCTGCACTCCCCGCTGTACTACGAACTCCCCTGTCGTACATCAGGTATCAATGTAATTGGTGTGGAATCAGCAGCCAACCCCACCTATCTGGAACTTATTGATAAAAATGTGCTCGAGGAAACGGATTCTTTCCTCAGGGCCGGTGTGGCACGAACTGATATTTTCAATCTTGTAGCCATTCTCAATGAAAAATATTCAACCAATGCCTGGCAGAAGCCTGAAATGCTTCAGGAACTGGTAACTGATATGGAAACTCCCTCTACCATACTCAAGCGTCTGGAACATGCTTATGGAATATTCGGGGACCGGGTCAAATATGTCGGGCCTGATTGTGGTCTGGGTTCCTGGCCGACCCCGGAAATAGCTTCCACCCTGCTTGGTAATGTAGCAGAGGCTCTTGATACTTTCAGGAATTGA
- the argS gene encoding arginine--tRNA ligase, translating to MYLEFVNQVVSVLENAVQRAGFEPVEIAPEPSQHADLSTRVAFKLAAVARKSPVEVANQIVENIQLRENCLIESIGTTGPYINIKANRTYIDRTFETVRSKKEDFGGNFYSGKILLEHTSANPNGPLHVGHIRNSIIGDTLTRILRKAGYDVDAQYYVNDMGRQIAIVSWALEHFEMDPDLKSDHAIANVYIKANARLEEDSQKVEYIDNLMQRVESGDEEVIKRFDDAVDLAVKGIRSTLLRMNVHHDSFVNESGFVRSGAVSDIVDKIRKTGRVDVDDGALVVDLSDYGFEKTLVVQRRDGTSLYTTRDLAYHEWKTMQADRIIDILGADHKLISGQLKATLNAVGLKEPEIVIFEFVSLPEGSMSTRRGQFITADELLDKVQARAFEEVEKRRPEMSPEFMEKVAGMVGIGAVRYDIIKVSPEKSTVFDWKAALDFEKQGGPFIQYSHARASSILKKAGEEGIWDPASKPNPSVLTDESEITLIKQIALFDKVLKQAADDLKPHIIAIYGRELADAFNQFYRFSPVLGAETEELRNARLGLVDCARIVLANVLETLGMGAPESM from the coding sequence TTGTATCTTGAATTTGTTAACCAGGTAGTATCGGTACTGGAAAATGCCGTACAAAGAGCGGGATTTGAACCAGTGGAGATAGCCCCCGAACCTTCCCAACACGCAGACCTCTCTACAAGGGTCGCTTTCAAGCTGGCCGCAGTTGCCAGGAAAAGTCCGGTGGAAGTAGCAAACCAGATCGTGGAAAATATCCAGCTTCGGGAAAACTGTCTGATCGAAAGTATCGGGACTACCGGGCCCTACATCAATATCAAGGCCAACAGGACCTATATTGACCGTACCTTTGAGACTGTCAGGAGCAAAAAGGAAGATTTTGGCGGAAATTTTTATTCAGGAAAAATATTGCTGGAACACACTTCGGCCAATCCCAATGGTCCCCTACATGTGGGTCACATACGCAATTCCATAATAGGAGACACCCTGACCAGGATTCTGAGAAAAGCCGGATACGATGTGGATGCCCAGTATTACGTGAATGATATGGGCAGACAGATTGCCATAGTTTCCTGGGCCCTGGAACATTTCGAAATGGACCCTGATCTCAAATCGGATCATGCTATTGCCAATGTATATATCAAGGCCAATGCCCGGCTTGAAGAGGACTCCCAGAAGGTTGAATACATCGATAATTTGATGCAGCGGGTGGAATCCGGGGATGAGGAGGTCATAAAACGCTTTGATGATGCCGTGGACCTTGCTGTAAAAGGAATTCGCAGTACCTTACTTCGTATGAATGTCCATCATGATTCTTTTGTTAATGAATCAGGTTTTGTCCGTTCGGGAGCTGTGTCGGATATCGTGGATAAAATCCGAAAAACCGGCCGTGTCGATGTGGATGATGGAGCTCTTGTGGTGGATCTTTCCGATTATGGATTTGAAAAGACCCTGGTTGTGCAACGCAGGGATGGTACTTCCCTTTATACTACAAGGGATCTTGCCTATCATGAATGGAAAACCATGCAGGCAGATCGGATTATTGATATTCTGGGAGCGGATCACAAATTGATCTCCGGCCAGCTCAAAGCCACTCTCAACGCTGTGGGCTTAAAGGAGCCTGAAATTGTAATCTTTGAATTTGTATCCCTGCCCGAGGGTTCCATGAGTACCCGAAGAGGTCAGTTCATAACCGCTGATGAATTGCTGGACAAGGTTCAAGCAAGAGCCTTTGAGGAAGTTGAAAAACGCCGCCCTGAAATGTCACCTGAATTTATGGAAAAAGTGGCCGGTATGGTCGGTATCGGTGCTGTAAGGTATGATATAATCAAGGTTTCTCCGGAAAAATCCACGGTCTTTGACTGGAAAGCAGCCCTTGATTTTGAAAAACAGGGTGGGCCCTTTATACAGTATTCTCATGCCAGGGCAAGCAGTATTCTCAAAAAGGCTGGTGAGGAAGGAATATGGGATCCTGCATCAAAACCCAATCCTTCAGTACTGACCGATGAATCCGAGATTACCCTGATAAAACAAATTGCTCTGTTTGATAAGGTATTGAAACAGGCTGCAGACGATCTCAAACCTCACATAATCGCTATCTATGGGAGGGAATTGGCGGACGCCTTCAACCAGTTCTACAGGTTCTCCCCGGTGCTGGGTGCCGAAACTGAAGAACTCAGGAATGCCAGATTGGGTCTTGTGGACTGTGCCCGGATAGTGCTGGCCAATGTGCTGGAGACCTTGGGTATGGGTGCTCCAGAATCAATGTGA
- a CDS encoding DUF1294 domain-containing protein: MFSLEQLVLAYIGLASLFSFVIMGIDKKKAVKGAYRISEKFLFICAFAGGSVGILAGMYIFRHKIRRWKFKLGIPLILVLEMYLYVKFI; encoded by the coding sequence ATGTTTTCCCTCGAACAACTGGTACTGGCCTATATCGGTCTTGCCAGTCTTTTTTCTTTTGTTATAATGGGGATTGATAAGAAAAAAGCTGTAAAGGGAGCCTACCGCATATCAGAGAAATTCCTTTTCATCTGCGCTTTTGCAGGTGGCAGCGTGGGTATCCTGGCAGGTATGTACATCTTCAGGCATAAGATTCGCCGCTGGAAGTTCAAGCTGGGTATTCCTTTGATTCTTGTTCTTGAAATGTATCTGTATGTGAAATTTATTTGA
- the mtaA gene encoding methylcobamide:CoM methyltransferase MtaA yields the protein MQSGLRENLLNVLAGKEEGLIPVLSVTQTATNGLMETTGAFWPQAHSSAFQMAELSLAAHTVGGLEAISYPFCLTVLAEAAGCEIDLGTINRPPEVISHPFAEKVENPDIPADVYDRARVPVVLETTRRLRNFAPDVPLIAGMEGPATLVYHLIGAQDYLKWALFKPETFKMYIREATCICEGYAKLLFEAGADVICLDDTVAGPETLDCLLFETLIKPSYQHLTHSIEGPVVMHMCGNTTSILSSLANCGFEGISIEESVSVAEAKSQIGSRTILIGNISTTNTLLYSTPEEVEEEAFKCLEEGVDILAPGSGLAPETPVVNIRAMEQARDKYLNEFAEWS from the coding sequence ATGCAATCTGGACTCAGAGAAAACTTACTCAATGTTCTAGCCGGAAAAGAGGAGGGGCTAATACCTGTACTATCGGTAACCCAGACAGCCACAAACGGTCTGATGGAAACTACCGGGGCGTTCTGGCCACAGGCACATTCCAGCGCATTTCAGATGGCAGAACTCTCGCTGGCAGCACATACTGTCGGGGGACTTGAAGCAATAAGCTACCCCTTTTGCCTGACAGTCCTTGCCGAAGCGGCCGGATGTGAAATTGACCTGGGAACCATAAACAGACCACCCGAAGTGATATCCCATCCCTTTGCCGAAAAAGTGGAAAACCCCGATATTCCTGCAGACGTTTATGACAGGGCAAGGGTACCGGTGGTACTGGAGACCACACGCAGGTTGAGAAACTTTGCACCGGATGTACCGCTGATTGCAGGAATGGAAGGACCGGCTACACTGGTCTACCATCTTATAGGGGCACAGGATTACCTGAAATGGGCCCTTTTCAAGCCTGAAACCTTCAAGATGTATATCAGGGAAGCAACCTGCATCTGTGAAGGGTATGCAAAATTACTTTTTGAAGCCGGTGCCGATGTAATCTGCCTGGATGATACGGTTGCCGGACCGGAAACGCTGGATTGTCTGTTATTCGAGACCCTTATCAAACCATCATACCAGCATCTTACCCATTCCATTGAAGGACCGGTTGTTATGCATATGTGTGGTAATACGACATCCATCCTATCCTCACTGGCAAACTGTGGTTTTGAGGGAATCAGTATTGAGGAAAGTGTCAGTGTAGCTGAAGCAAAATCCCAGATCGGCTCAAGAACCATTCTTATAGGGAACATATCAACGACAAATACCCTGCTTTACAGCACACCAGAAGAGGTTGAGGAGGAAGCTTTCAAATGCCTGGAGGAGGGAGTTGATATACTGGCTCCCGGAAGTGGTCTTGCACCTGAGACCCCGGTTGTGAACATCAGGGCGATGGAACAGGCAAGGGATAAATATCTGAATGAGTTTGCAGAATGGTCTTGA
- the prf1 gene encoding peptide chain release factor aRF-1 yields the protein MAEQSAHEKYEFKKKLESLRNKKGRGTELISLYIPPDKQLSDVTSQLKTEHSQASNIKSKVTRTNVQSAIDSLLSRLKYLKIPENGIVYFTGAVDIGADKTNMETTTIIPPQPLTIYKYHCDSAFFLEPLEGMLKDAKTYGLLVLDRREATIGLLTGKHIEPYRNLTSTVPGKQRKGGQSAQRFQQLRLIAIHDFYKRIGDAASEIFLTVDMKDFEGILLGGPSPTKEEFQSGEFLHHELQRKILGLFDVAYTDESGLQELVNAASERLQDLDLMVEKNLMQKFFKELVSDSGKAAYGEEVVRQNLMIGAVEILLISEDLRSERIKVRCTDGDYEDNITRENQPDQKSVDDFGNCPKCGSPLEVVERVDIVDELSDLSDQMGSEVAFISTDFEEGGQLLNAFGGIVAILRYNTGM from the coding sequence ATGGCCGAACAATCTGCTCATGAAAAATATGAATTCAAGAAAAAACTTGAATCCCTCCGAAACAAAAAGGGAAGGGGTACTGAACTCATATCCCTTTACATACCACCTGACAAACAGCTGTCCGATGTGACCTCACAGCTTAAGACTGAACACAGTCAGGCTTCCAACATTAAATCCAAGGTCACAAGGACCAATGTGCAGTCTGCAATAGATTCCCTGCTTTCCCGTCTTAAATATCTTAAGATCCCGGAAAACGGTATCGTTTATTTTACCGGAGCTGTGGATATAGGTGCGGACAAAACGAATATGGAAACCACAACCATAATTCCCCCCCAGCCGCTCACGATTTATAAGTATCACTGTGACTCTGCCTTTTTCCTCGAACCGCTGGAAGGGATGCTCAAGGATGCCAAGACCTACGGTTTGCTTGTGCTTGACAGAAGGGAAGCTACAATTGGTTTACTTACAGGCAAACATATAGAACCCTATCGTAACCTTACCTCAACAGTTCCCGGTAAACAGAGGAAAGGTGGTCAGAGTGCTCAGCGTTTCCAGCAGCTTAGGCTTATAGCGATACACGATTTCTACAAACGTATAGGAGATGCGGCCAGTGAAATTTTCCTGACGGTTGACATGAAGGATTTTGAGGGAATATTGCTGGGTGGCCCTTCCCCGACCAAGGAAGAATTCCAATCAGGAGAATTCCTGCATCATGAGCTGCAAAGGAAAATACTGGGACTCTTTGATGTGGCCTACACCGATGAATCAGGATTGCAGGAACTTGTCAATGCTGCAAGTGAGCGTCTGCAGGACCTGGACCTGATGGTTGAAAAGAATCTTATGCAAAAGTTTTTCAAGGAACTGGTATCTGATTCCGGAAAGGCTGCCTATGGTGAGGAAGTTGTGCGTCAGAACCTGATGATAGGGGCCGTGGAGATACTGCTGATATCCGAGGACTTAAGGTCTGAAAGAATAAAGGTCAGGTGTACCGACGGGGATTATGAAGACAACATAACCCGGGAAAATCAACCGGATCAGAAAAGTGTAGATGACTTTGGTAACTGCCCTAAATGTGGGTCTCCCCTGGAAGTTGTCGAAAGGGTAGATATCGTGGATGAACTCTCGGATCTGAGTGACCAGATGGGAAGTGAGGTGGCTTTCATATCAACTGATTTTGAGGAAGGTGGCCAGCTTCTCAATGCTTTTGGCGGCATTGTTGCTATTTTGCGGTATAATACAGGTATGTAA
- the twy1 gene encoding 4-demethylwyosine synthase TYW1 translates to MASDLLPDIGTLIKKQGYRLAGSHSAVKTCLWMRRAVREEGECYKARFYGISSHRCLQMTPTLCCNQRCLHCWRPVELDVPTPQKWDSPVEIMGSSIECQRNLISGFGGSASRELWQQANEPAHVAISLSGEPTLYPYLDELIEEFRSRGVSTFVVTNGTVPETIKRIKPSQLYMSLDAPERQTYMEVCSPKDPCLWDNINESLSILKNKECRTAIRITLIKGVNMFDVKGYADLIRKAQPDIIEVKAYMHLGFSRNRLERDAMPGHEEVLDFANQLGCELGYEVGDQVEISRVVMLFRDGKFVASKLPV, encoded by the coding sequence ATGGCTTCAGATTTATTACCTGATATTGGTACATTAATTAAAAAGCAGGGATACAGGCTTGCAGGATCTCATTCAGCTGTCAAAACATGTCTGTGGATGAGACGGGCTGTGCGTGAGGAAGGAGAATGTTATAAAGCCCGTTTTTATGGGATTTCATCCCACAGATGCCTGCAGATGACCCCAACACTGTGCTGTAACCAGCGTTGCCTGCACTGCTGGAGGCCGGTTGAGCTTGATGTTCCAACCCCTCAGAAATGGGATTCTCCAGTGGAAATAATGGGGTCTTCAATAGAATGTCAACGCAACCTGATTTCCGGGTTTGGAGGTTCGGCCTCAAGAGAATTGTGGCAACAGGCCAATGAGCCTGCACATGTGGCTATCTCTTTATCCGGTGAACCTACCCTTTATCCTTATCTGGATGAACTGATAGAAGAATTCCGAAGCAGAGGAGTAAGTACTTTTGTGGTAACCAACGGTACTGTCCCTGAAACGATTAAACGCATAAAACCTTCCCAGCTCTACATGAGCCTGGATGCTCCTGAAAGGCAGACCTATATGGAAGTTTGTTCCCCAAAGGATCCCTGTTTATGGGATAACATAAATGAATCCCTCAGTATCCTTAAAAATAAAGAATGCAGGACTGCTATCCGTATTACTCTAATCAAGGGTGTGAATATGTTTGATGTGAAAGGTTATGCGGATCTTATCAGAAAGGCACAGCCTGATATTATTGAAGTCAAAGCCTATATGCACCTGGGTTTTTCCAGGAACCGGCTTGAAAGGGATGCCATGCCAGGGCACGAAGAAGTCCTTGATTTTGCAAATCAGCTTGGCTGTGAATTGGGTTATGAAGTTGGCGACCAGGTTGAAATAAGTCGCGTTGTCATGCTTTTTCGTGATGGAAAATTTGTCGCTTCTAAACTCCCCGTTTGA